In Fusobacterium periodonticum ATCC 33693, a single genomic region encodes these proteins:
- a CDS encoding serine dehydratase subunit alpha family protein, translating to METKIEKVLKILEEEIVAAEGCTEPIALSYAAAKAKRILGTIPNKVDVFLSGNIIKNVKSVTIPNSDGMVGIEAAIAMGLIAGDDRKELMVISDTTHEQVKEVRDFLDKKIIKTHVHPGDIKLYIRLEISNDEDNVVLEIKHTHTNVTQILKNGKVLLSQVCNDGDFNSSLTDRKVLTVKFIYDLAKTIDIDLIRPIFQKVVSYNSAIAEEGLKGKYGVNIGKMILDNIERGIYGNDIRNKAASYASAGSDARMSGCALPVMTTSGSGNQGMTASLPIIKFAAEKNLSEEELIRGLFVSHLTTIHVKTNVGRLSAYCGAICAAAGVAAALTYLHGGSYETVCDAITNILGNLSGVICDGAKASCAMKISSGIYSAFDSTMLALNKDVLKSGDGIVGVDIEETIRNVGELAQSGMKGTDETILDIMTK from the coding sequence ATGGAAACTAAAATAGAAAAAGTTCTTAAAATTTTAGAAGAAGAAATAGTTGCAGCAGAAGGTTGTACAGAGCCAATAGCCTTATCTTATGCAGCTGCAAAAGCAAAAAGAATTTTAGGTACTATTCCCAATAAAGTTGATGTCTTCCTATCTGGGAATATAATAAAGAATGTAAAAAGTGTTACTATCCCTAATAGTGATGGGATGGTTGGTATAGAAGCTGCTATTGCAATGGGATTAATAGCTGGAGATGACAGAAAAGAGCTTATGGTTATAAGTGATACTACACATGAACAAGTAAAAGAAGTAAGAGATTTTTTAGATAAAAAGATTATAAAAACTCATGTTCATCCAGGAGATATAAAACTATATATAAGATTAGAGATTTCAAATGATGAAGATAATGTGGTTTTAGAAATAAAACATACACATACTAATGTAACTCAAATTTTAAAGAATGGTAAAGTTTTATTAAGTCAAGTTTGTAATGATGGAGATTTTAACTCATCTCTTACTGATAGAAAAGTTTTAACTGTTAAATTTATTTATGATTTAGCTAAAACAATAGATATTGATTTAATAAGACCAATTTTCCAAAAAGTAGTTAGTTACAATTCAGCTATAGCTGAAGAAGGACTAAAAGGAAAATACGGAGTAAATATTGGAAAAATGATACTTGATAATATTGAAAGAGGTATCTATGGTAATGATATAAGAAACAAGGCAGCAAGTTATGCTAGTGCTGGTAGTGACGCTAGAATGAGTGGTTGTGCTCTACCTGTTATGACAACAAGTGGAAGTGGTAACCAAGGTATGACAGCTTCTTTACCAATAATAAAGTTTGCAGCAGAAAAGAATCTATCAGAAGAAGAGTTAATAAGAGGATTATTTGTATCACATCTTACAACTATACATGTTAAAACAAATGTAGGTAGACTTTCTGCATATTGTGGAGCTATTTGTGCTGCTGCTGGAGTTGCAGCTGCTCTTACATATTTACATGGTGGAAGTTATGAAACAGTTTGTGATGCTATAACTAACATATTAGGTAATCTTTCTGGTGTTATCTGTGATGGTGCTAAAGCCTCTTGTGCTATGAAAATATCTTCTGGAATTTACTCTGCTTTTGATTCAACTATGCTTGCATTAAATAAAGATGTATTAAAATCTGGTGATGGTATAGTTGGAGTGGATATAGAAGAAACTATAAGAAATGTAGGAGAACTTGCTCAATCAGGAATGAAAGGTACAGATGAAACTATATTGGATATAATGACTAAATAA
- a CDS encoding dicarboxylate/amino acid:cation symporter yields MEKEKKGDTLIIKLVLGVIAGIIIGLVANEKVISVILPIKFFLGELIFFVVPFIIIGFIAPAITQLKSNASKMLLTMLGLSYLSSIGAAFFSATAGYALIPKLNIVSTVEGLKELPPLLFKVQIPSAISVMGALVLSLLMGLAVVWTNSKRTEELLNEFNNIMLMIVNKIIIPVLPIFIATTFATLAYEGSITKQLPVFLKVILIVLVGHYIWIAILYIIGGIVSGKNPWSLLKHYGPAYMTAVGTMSSAATLPVSLKCVRKSGVLDEEITNFAIPLGATTHLCGSVLTETFFVMVVSKILYGSLPPVGTMVLFIVLLGIFAVGAPGVPGGTVLASLGLIISVLGFDETGTALMITIFALQDSFGTACNITGDGALALILNGIFKKKEA; encoded by the coding sequence ATGGAAAAAGAAAAAAAAGGCGATACTCTGATTATTAAGTTAGTTCTTGGAGTAATAGCTGGGATAATCATAGGATTAGTTGCAAATGAAAAAGTTATTTCTGTGATTTTACCAATCAAGTTTTTTTTAGGAGAATTAATATTCTTTGTTGTACCATTCATTATAATTGGGTTCATTGCACCAGCAATAACTCAACTAAAATCAAATGCTAGTAAAATGTTGCTAACTATGTTAGGTCTATCTTATTTATCATCAATAGGTGCTGCATTCTTCTCAGCAACTGCTGGGTATGCTTTAATACCTAAGTTAAATATTGTTTCTACTGTTGAAGGTTTAAAAGAATTACCTCCATTACTATTTAAGGTTCAAATTCCATCAGCAATTTCTGTAATGGGAGCTTTAGTATTATCATTACTTATGGGACTTGCTGTTGTATGGACTAACTCAAAAAGAACTGAAGAATTATTAAATGAATTCAATAATATTATGTTAATGATAGTAAATAAAATAATAATTCCAGTATTACCAATTTTCATAGCAACTACATTTGCTACTCTTGCTTATGAAGGAAGTATCACAAAACAATTACCTGTATTCTTAAAGGTTATCTTAATTGTTTTGGTTGGTCACTATATCTGGATTGCAATTCTATACATTATTGGTGGTATTGTTTCTGGAAAAAATCCTTGGTCTTTATTAAAACACTATGGACCTGCATATATGACTGCTGTTGGAACAATGTCATCAGCTGCAACTTTACCAGTTAGTTTAAAATGTGTAAGAAAATCTGGTGTATTGGATGAAGAAATAACTAACTTTGCTATTCCATTAGGAGCTACTACTCACCTATGTGGATCTGTTTTAACAGAAACATTCTTTGTTATGGTAGTTTCTAAAATATTATATGGAAGTTTACCTCCTGTAGGAACAATGGTATTATTTATTGTACTATTAGGAATATTCGCAGTTGGAGCACCAGGAGTACCAGGAGGAACTGTTCTAGCTTCACTTGGACTTATCATCTCTGTTTTAGGTTTCGACGAAACAGGAACTGCTTTAATGATAACAATATTCGCTTTACAAGATAGCTTTGGTACTGCTTGTAACATTACAGGTGATGGAGCTTTAGCACTTATCCTAAATGGAATATTTAAAAAGAAAGAAGCTTAA